From the Chrysiogenia bacterium genome, the window CTGCCCGCGGCGCGTCGCTAAGTAAGGGGCGCGCCCGGGCCGAAGGGGTTTCCGGGACTATCCAGACGACAACTTAGGCCAAGGAGCAGGCAATGAGCCAGATCAGTGACGTGCGCGCCCGCCAGATTCTCGATTCCCGTGGGAACCCGACCATTGAGGTCGACGTGATCCTGGAGAGCGGCGCGCTGGGCCGCGCAGCGGTGCCCTCTGGCGCCAGCACGGGTACCCGCGAGGCCATTGAGCTGCGCGACGGCGGCGATGCCTACCTGGGCAAGGGCGTGCTCAAGGCCGTGAGCAACGTGACCGAGGTGATCGGGCCCCAGATCGTGGGTCTCGACGCCGAGGACCAGGCCGCAGTGGACCGCGAGATGATCGCCGCCGACGGCACCGACAACAAGGGCAAGCTCGGCGCCAACGCGATTCTGGGCGTCTCCATGGCGACCGCCCGCGCGCAGGCCAACGAGCTGGGCATCTCCCTGTTCCGCTACCTTGGCGGCGCGCAGGCCCACCTGCTCCCGGTGCCGCTCATGAACGTGATCAACGGCGGCGCCCACGCCGACAACAATCTTTCCATTCAGGAATTCATGATCGTCCCGGCCGGTGCAAAGAGCTTCTCCGAGGCGCTTCGCATGGGCGCCGAGACCTTCCACGCGCTCAAGAAACTGCTGGCCGCCGAAAAGCTGGCCACCAGCGTGGGCGACGAGGGCGGCTTTGCCCCCAACCTCGAAGACGACGAGATCGCGCTCGACTGGCTCACCAAGGCCGTCGAGAAGGCCGGTTACAAGCCCGGCGAGGACATCTTCTTTGCCCTCGACTGCGCCGCCAGCGAGTTCCACAAGGACGGCAAGTACGACGTGCACGGCCGCAGCCTCTCGAGCGCCGAGGTGGTCGACTACTATGCAAAGCTTGTGGGCAAGTATCCCATCGTGAGCATCGAGGACGGGCTGGACGAGAGCGACTGGGACGGCTGGAAGACGCAGACCGACGTGCTCGGCGGCAAATGCCAGCTCGTTGGCGACGATCTCTTTGTGACCAACGCAAAGATCCTGGCCGAGGGCATTTCAAAGGGAATCGCGAACTCGATCCTCATTAAAGTGAACCAGATCGGCAGCGTGACCGAGACCTTCGAGGCCATGCGCCTTGCCGCCAGCGCAGGATACGCCAACGTGGTCTCCCATCGCTCCGGGGAGACAGAGGACGCCTTCATCGCCGACCTGGCCGTCGCCACCGGCGCGGGGCAGATCAAGACCGGCTCGGCCTCGCGCTCGGACCGCATGGCCAAGTACAACCAGCTCCTTCGCATCGAGGAAGAACTCGGCGCTGCCGCCCTCTACGCCGGCGCGCAGTGCCTGAAGCGCTGGGGGCGCTGAAAGCGCCTCCCAGCGTTGACAGAGCGCCCACGCCTGCGCTAAATGGCGGAGCCCTTCGGGAGTGCTAACGCCCTCCCGGCAGGCCCTCACAATCAAGCTGAGGACCGACACACCCCTGGCGGGGTAGCTCAGGTGGTTAGAGCGACGGTCTCATAAGCCGTAGGTCGGCGGTTCGAGTCCGCCCCCCGCTACCATTTCTTCTGCATCGTCCAACAAGATATATAGAGTAAAGCCCTTCCCCGCGATGCGGCATCGGTGCAGGACAGTCTCCGCCCGCGTGCGGGTGGAAGCGACCGGCCCTTGCGGGCCTTTGGGCAGAAGAGGAATAGATGAAAGCAGCCACCACCAGCGGATTCGGAATGAGCTCTCATCTCGTAGTGGGTGAGACCAGCAAACCCGAGCCGGGACCCGGCGACGTGCTCGTGCAGGTCCATGCCTCTTCGGTCAACCCCAAGGACTGGAAGCTCAACAAGCCGCTGACCTCCTTTGTCCCCAACATCGGGGGGCTGCGGCCCTTCATCATCGGTGACGACCTCTCGGGAGTGGTCGTGGCCAAGGGCGCGCAGGTCAGCGGGCTTGAGATCGGCGACGAGGTTTACGGCATGGACATGCGCCTTCGCACGGCGGCGTGCGCCGAGTTCGCGAAGATCGCCGCCAAGCGCGTCGCAAAAAAGCCGGCCAACCTCTCCCACAAGGAAGCGGCCGCCGTGCCGCTTGCGGCCCTCACTGCGCTGCAGGCCTTCCGGCTT encodes:
- the eno gene encoding phosphopyruvate hydratase, whose translation is MSQISDVRARQILDSRGNPTIEVDVILESGALGRAAVPSGASTGTREAIELRDGGDAYLGKGVLKAVSNVTEVIGPQIVGLDAEDQAAVDREMIAADGTDNKGKLGANAILGVSMATARAQANELGISLFRYLGGAQAHLLPVPLMNVINGGAHADNNLSIQEFMIVPAGAKSFSEALRMGAETFHALKKLLAAEKLATSVGDEGGFAPNLEDDEIALDWLTKAVEKAGYKPGEDIFFALDCAASEFHKDGKYDVHGRSLSSAEVVDYYAKLVGKYPIVSIEDGLDESDWDGWKTQTDVLGGKCQLVGDDLFVTNAKILAEGISKGIANSILIKVNQIGSVTETFEAMRLAASAGYANVVSHRSGETEDAFIADLAVATGAGQIKTGSASRSDRMAKYNQLLRIEEELGAAALYAGAQCLKRWGR